The nucleotide window TTGTCTTCACATAGCCGGTTGTATATATTTCTTGATATGCCCACTATTTCCTCGGGTGATTTTAAAATCCCATTGTCGGAGATTCCCTCTGAGGCAATtcgttaataaaaaaaaaccaaaccaaccCAGTGTTTTGCATCTTACATTTGACGATATCGGTTGTTTCAGAGAGGATACAATGTACAAATTctatttgtttacatgtgttaaagaaaaaattctaataaaaagaattacaatgataaaaatagataaataaaggctacatgtctatgaaaaatataatgttAAGCTTAGATAAATTTGACTCTTATCTCCATCATACCATTGGACACATATCCACTATCTGTTGAATTAAGTAAACTCCAGTCCATGAAGTAACGCTTTCCCAAGCTGGCCTTGCTTTTGCAAAACGTGGTTGCAATTCTTTTAACCACGTCTTTCGTTCTGTCAGTTGAATTCACAACCATTATGTCAGTTGTCATCTCAAATGACCAATCAGACTGGTCTTTTTCAACATCTCCAAGGCAGTGCAGAAATATCTTTAGGTCGCCATTTTGCCCATGACACATGATTTTCCATATCGCACCTTGAAAATGGAAGAGTGGACTCTCTTGCAGAAAAGTATTACTGACAGGAAATTTGTACTGAAAGATGTTGTGGTTATTCAAATAACCGAGTTGACACAAGGTCCTCTTCATATCCATCAAAGAATTGTTCTCTGATTGCATATCCAGGGTGGCTAATTTTGACCACTCTAGTACTGCGTCAAATTCATCTTCCATCTCTAAGGCATACTGAATATCTGATTCAGGAAATTTGATTGCCGACTGTAATCGTGAGAAGTGTTTTTCGATAGCTAGTCTTGATTTTTCCATAGTAACAAACAGTTGTTTTCTACTTCCATGCATTCGAACTGCATTTGTTAATCTTTTGCATCCTGCCAATGTTTTTTGAAAGCCAATTGCACACTCGACATCGAACTCCTGATTGTGCTCTGCAATTGAAAACGTTTTTTCTGTTGATTTTCTAAATTCGTCATGAAGGGTATCCAAATGCAACTTTATTTCGGAGAGATTGTTCGCAACTGATTGCAGAATTTCTTCTTTGTCCACACTAAGTTGTTTAATGTTGTCCCTTTTATCTTTAATCATCTTTTCAGTACGTTGTTCAGCATcctcaaattttgatataaattccTCGATGTCGAGGTCCTCTTCTTCATCTGTTGCCATTTCATCAAGAGTCTTTACGACATCGCACCTCCTGTGATTTGTAGCAAAACAGATACTACAACAAAGGCTTCTGTGGTCAAAGCAGTACACCTCTAGGACTTTGTCCACGTGGTCAGGACACATTTCATCCATTTCTAGAGGTTCTACAGGTGTATTTTCAGTTATTTCTGTTACTGTGTGCGTGTTGTGATCCCTTTTACGTTTATGCAAATAAGTGAGACACTGTTCACAAAAGCATTCCTTGCAATCCCTGCAACGAAACTTGGCTTTATTTTTTTCACTGGCATATTTGCATGGATCACAGTGTAATTCTTTCGAGTTTTGTGAGTCTGTTGAATCACTCTCCAGAAGACGCATGATTAGATGATTTATAGGTAGCTTTTTCGCCCATTCCGCTGGGGGGATGTTTGGTAATGTCACCTCCATTCGACATATTGGACACAGGAAGCGATTTTTGTCTTCTTCTCCGACATTCGACTTGAGCTGCACGTAACTCTGAATACAGGGCTCACAGAATGTGTGTAAACAAGGTAGTCTTTTTGGCAATGTCATCTTCTCTAAACAAATTGGACAATTCAGTACGGAGCACTGCTTCCCAGGATCATTTTGGTCCAAAGAAGTAGCCATTTTACGTACTTTCGTTTTGTGTCTGTTGATCCACGTTACTAAGGAAGAGTACGAAAGCCATGAAGGGATACAAATATACGATTTATCTGAATTTTAACCAATAAATAGAAGATCTATATAAATACACCAGGTGCGCAACGACATTTTGACCCCTTCTCGATTCGGGTCGCCGAAAGAAACTCATTAAATTCTCCGACACGGTAAATTTTAGCTCAGAGATGATTTTCCTTTTCATTCGTTGCTTCAGAACGTCTAAACTCCCTCGCAACAATCCGACAACGAACATACTTTaacgatattttgaacattccCCCAAGGCCTGATGACCATGCTGTGACATCACGAAATCACATCCGCACCAAATAATGTTATAAACTGCATGAGAGTTGgtcaatatttaatatatttactaaTTCAGAATCAAAACAAACTACAcgcaaataattttttttgggagttgaactatgttcaatctccctgggtcatcacgcacttttctgcgcagtaatttgtattgatttgtatagtggtcgtcagctggggttctgtgtcagctgatttactcctaggtaaatcaacataaacttttataaacatccgccattaaataatccatgtaacttttctgaattaatctaattttgataattgacatgtaaataaatgcaatgatattgtattcaaatcaatttgaatacaagatttcgatcaaattgatactgatagacacagaaaaataaaagataaggttgaaaattgtcgtttgtagcacagcgtcacctataaacattgatagggaaacgaacgacaactgcacacaagccctattgacaccgtggcgcgaaatatcgaatatggtgcgaaacctcagaaaatttacaagaaataactctacaacattgtgtatgtgtatatatttggttttttttttaatgtgatataaaaaatgcttgatgttacatgtagattgaattaaaacacgtcattcccagtcaacaactttcgattgggatcggaatacgaaataaaatttcttatatccggtggcaaagtgaaactgcttcatgcttcaagttattgaattacgtagtaattgcacgttacacattagagaactgttccttttaataaagaaaatcacaaaatagatacaaaatgagtgtaccttattcattactgttaccgagctttcgtcgactataatctcgaaatggcgtgtttcgctgcgcttgatgatctgacggtaaggtccacattttctacgtgagtagtgtgatatttgtttatgaattttttgcgcatacatggtatgtctcgactaggaataatggaaactttctcacctatgtatgtaaagacatattaatctctatttttaaaaatgtagaacacttttatcaaatgacaatgtttgaaaacgcttagacccccgatgtcagaatttccttttccaagacatcaatatgtcaaattcattatcctttttgaatagtatgtaccatattttgtaccagttatccattttgaatcccctattacaatgggattttgctgcactctgtaatgtttgagtggatgtcatgagtgtgtgtcaaacagaaattttaagagcatgggataaggtgctgccatgtattacttcactatcaaagtttaacccagttgccacaatgttgaatgtatgctgcaaaaaggattggaaattgctctggtcaaaacacattgtttatttgtctacagatgaaagagacatgaggattctccctcacaaactgggaaaaaaaagttattgatcttgtacatgtatagtttattaatcactatagatttccagcatcacaagtctgattccactatatgctttccatactgtcaggttcattcaccccctgtttgagccacagtataatattccaaataccttggcaataaataacattatttgactagtgtttcatttttagcggagttgcgatgaagtcgaactcggcttatgatctgatgaagtgcctttgggcggacaggcgggcacgcatcaacatttcatttccgcaccttagctcttgagcaaattataggatctcattcaaacttagatggattgtcaccctcagtaagatgaggaagcctatcgattttggggtcactaggtcaaaggtcaaggtcactggctataaatagactgaaatttggagaaaattttgttttccgcaccatagctcttgaacgaattataggatctcaatcaaacttagatcgattaagtaagacaagaagcctatcgattctggggtcacaaggtcaaagtcacagtggctataaatagactgaaatttggagaaaattttgttttctgcactataattttttaacaaattataggatctcaattaaacttagatggattatcgcccttgatgagacaaagaagcctattgattttggtcaagggttaaaggtcaaggtcacaaaggatttaagtcggctgaaatttatgtacgcaaaattttactccttgcttgataattcttgaaaacttttctgccggttccctctatgcccattccttgcgcaactcggcttgtgcatttccgatgcccgacaatttttaatttttttgcatttcatttattttgagttattatacaattatttaccattccattgatcctctacaggactgtagtatactcaggtgacagtttagcatattggactaccttttcaagtaatgaatccttagcattagctataactaggattaaacttgaatgtatatatacaggggaaaaacttcttcataactgcaaggcattgattaccatattgatttgaatatttgggccataatatgtggtcacatttttcatgagaatataaaggggtgaaattctagaaaacaacaacacgacttcagttactcgaggagcgttgtggcccatgggccttccattatccatgtttgctgttgtaacgctttgaaacaacaacagttgatttgtatctaaaatcatgataatattcagtcatttatccccctacccttccagtactatcttttctaactgaatttccacaatgttcaactcccacgagtactttaagtactttgatttattttgtcTCATCACAATAATATATGCTATTAATTTTACCGAAATTTATTAGTAAATTTGATTAATCTCGTATCTTTCAACCATACAACACATTTCTCGCATATATTTTACGGTACTGGCGATAGCAGTGTGACAAATGAATTAACGTAAAATAAACCTAGAGGTGTGTCTATTGACATTAAGGTCGCTCCATCCTCATACTACAGGTTTTGcaaattctttatttcattaaaaatttgtGGGTGAAAGAAATACATTTTCGGAGGAATTTAATTCACTGGGTATAATgaaaaattggtaaactattTGATGTTGAAAAGGTTTTCTATAAATAAATTCATTATCATATCTATACATCTGTACAAATGTACtacaaaaatgttgtcaagggcaacaACTCCTACACTGGTATTTGTCTATCATGCAATGATTTCCTTGATATCCACAAtcaatttatctatatttatcaaatagtagttttttttatttaaactgtGAAAACTAAATTTTTATTCTAACCAGTTTTTATGCATTCTATTATGCTCTTTAATGGAATAGTGCGATTTTTTGATGTTCatataaacttttgtttttgtatgtctgacatcttaaaaatgttggcaatatataatataatataatataatataatatatatatatatatatatatatatatatatatatagccatGTACGAAAGCCGAATACTTAAAgcccatttttgaaaaaaacaaactaaCTCGTCAAgctagttatctcgttataacaagttatTTTCTCGATGTATTGTATTGTCtattggctttaagccttacggctcatcagcataatacatattcaattacagaGTATCAACAAAAAAgctgtatacagtatgaaaagtggagtgaatattagaggatggacatacatgaagagagttataagtcaagtttacataatatatatatatatatatatatatatatatatatatatatatatatattagatgcTAGTTTGGCTAGATTGTAAGAGTAAAGCACTCTTGAAATTTTTACATTCATTCACATTCTTGTTAGGCATTACACATAAGCTGATGTTTACCATGAGCTATTCTCCCAAAAAATAGTAATGATATAATCAAATATGTATAAAATGCCCTAATGTATTTCAACAACTCATCGAATTTTTTCTAGAACCTAAGGACAGTGCGAGCAATTCTGCAATTATGATTTGACTGAAACAAAGATGGACAGAACTTTAACCGAAACAGGGATTGCTTTTAGAGTAAAAAGAATGTTTAGATTTTGATGAAAGCTTAACTGACTTATTTCAAACCTAGGTGTTTTTATTTGCGGATTAGTAGGCCTACTATTCTTGACAGCACCTTCTGTCCTACCAGTAGGTAGAAGACCTTACTAGAACGGTATTCAAACATCAATAGAACATTAAAGATAAACAGGCTTTagggaaataaatatatttttgatagggAAAGAACATATTAGTATTCCCACCACTAACTACGCATGGAGTTACCTACTATGGACCagagtgaaaatgaaaattccaataccttattgcacatctacaggacaccaccaatcatcttccaaaagatgatttggctactgcataaaatgtatgaggagttctgggaaccagatTTGGAATTAAAAATCCTTTTTTACCCCCATTTTCCCTCCAGGGTATTTAAAATATTCTGTAAACTTATTGcaatctacaggacaccacatatcatattcatttgaagtccttcaccggtcttggtgacgtcctcattatgtgaaaaattctcgagagggacgtaaaacaagatacaatcaatcaatcaatcaatccaaacgATTACTATAATATTGGTTACTACTGAAAATACAAGAGGAGTTGGAAGTGTGAATGACGGATCAGGGTAACGACGTATCCAAACTTTCTTTAGAAGTGCGGGCATTATCATTTAAGTTGTAAGTACGAGATAATTCTGTACATTGTAAATCCTTATAACGGATACAAAGTCGTAATAGCGAAATAAAAAGCCGTAATTACGACCTAATAATAAGATAAAAAGTCGTATTGACGATCATGGCGTTAAAGTTGAAGTGGTTTCCGACGGTTATGATTCAGTTAAAGCCGTTCGGGCACTCTCGAAAGAATAATATAGGGAGAATAtgaaaatatgtaataaaagAATGCAATATTGACGAACAGCTTGATTTATCTAATAAAAGacgaaaataacaaacagtgatcaatctcaaaactcctgtaaggaatacaaaatgaagtgCTGGGACCCTTGGAAATACCAGAagtaggatcaggtgcttaggagaatccc belongs to Ostrea edulis chromosome 7, xbOstEdul1.1, whole genome shotgun sequence and includes:
- the LOC125654926 gene encoding tripartite motif-containing protein 45-like, which codes for MATSLDQNDPGKQCSVLNCPICLEKMTLPKRLPCLHTFCEPCIQSYVQLKSNVGEEDKNRFLCPICRMEVTLPNIPPAEWAKKLPINHLIMRLLESDSTDSQNSKELHCDPCKYASEKNKAKFRCRDCKECFCEQCLTYLHKRKRDHNTHTVTEITENTPVEPLEMDEMCPDHVDKVLEVYCFDHRSLCCSICFATNHRRCDVVKTLDEMATDEEEDLDIEEFISKFEDAEQRTEKMIKDKRDNIKQLSVDKEEILQSVANNLSEIKLHLDTLHDEFRKSTEKTFSIAEHNQEFDVECAIGFQKTLAGCKRLTNAVRMHGSRKQLFVTMEKSRLAIEKHFSRLQSAIKFPESDIQYALEMEDEFDAVLEWSKLATLDMQSENNSLMDMKRTLCQLGYLNNHNIFQYKFPVSNTFLQESPLFHFQGAIWKIMCHGQNGDLKIFLHCLGDVEKDQSDWSFEMTTDIMVVNSTDRTKDVVKRIATTFCKSKASLGKRYFMDWSLLNSTDSGYVSNGMMEIRVKFI